From the Labeo rohita strain BAU-BD-2019 chromosome 21, IGBB_LRoh.1.0, whole genome shotgun sequence genome, the window GATATAGATCTTAACCCTCAGATGGAATGTTTCTAGTGTCTGTTCTCAGTTGAACTTTTTAAGTTTTGAGGTGCACAGTGTTTTCACAGCCTCTGTTCTTCTGAAAGCAGTTTCCTGGTCTTTCAGCCTTTTGTGCTCTTCTGTGAGAAAGGCGGACGCTCGTTGCCCGAGGGGGAGGTTGTGTGCTGTCTGTGGGGGATGGTGCGTGACATGTGACCAAGAGCGCCGCTACGTCAAGCTGAGCAATCCAATCATAGCTAGAAGAGTTGAGGCCTGTTTGCATATGATCTACAGCTCAGAGAATGTTCTGTTAAACCTTTACAAAAGTACTGGTTATAAAATTCTCTGGTTTTAGAGTTCTGCTGGTTTAGATCAGCATGATTCACAGTCACATTTGACATAAGTGAGCAGAATAAGGGATTTATTCACTTACCACCTATGAGAAACACGGCTGGGAGTCAGTGGTATATATAGCCCTCGTCGGCACCCTCTGTTCGTGCTTGCTTCGGCAGCACATATACTAAAATTGGAACGATACAGAGAAGATTAGCATGGCCCCTGCGCAAGGATGACACGCAAATTCGTGAAGCGttcctcatttttatttattattatgaattattaaataataacttactgtaatattttatatcttaTACTGTATCTAGTGCAGAAGACCTGCAGTACGCAAGTCCGCCGCTAGATGGTAGCGCTGCACTGGCAGTCTGGCACAGCAGAGCTCGGATTTAATAAAGTTGTCTGAACAGAGACggttttttctactttttttaagccaaaaatggttgtaattattaaaaatgattgcaTTTAGCATCCTGATGTTTGTTTAGACGATTTAATGTACCGTATTTAATCTGATAGCTGGTAATGTGTCAGCATCACTAACGATAACTCCGAATCTTCGTTCTTTTCGAGTCAAACCAGCAAATATCGACATGAAATCAAtccaaattaattatatataacaaatactaacgtataaaataatttgaaccGACTTACCATTCATATGTGTTGTTTTCGCATAGCTTGGGTGCCAAATTTGCGTTGTTTCCTTTGACCGTTTGTACCTGAAAACGCAGAGGCAAAACAAGAATTAAAACACGTATTTTAATTTCCACCTACCACAAAAATCTGGTGTTACTAAATAAATGTTGTCGTGTATGTTGCTTCATAATTCAGAGGAGATCGTCCGTGCAGGACAAACGCTCTTCATTTAAGACTATTTTCCACACctttctgtttttgtgtcacgtaTCAGATTGTAAGCACGAAACATATTAAAAGTCAGAGttcaaaacaacattattttgtaGACTTTCAAGATTGTAGCGCAAACACATTGTGTGTTGCAAAACTAAACTCAAGGACTTACATATGCAAATACAACTCGACGTCATATTATTTGTCAACCGTTGTATTTATCTAAACGTCAGTTTACACGTTCATGACTGTTTACCTGAATATTAAGTATTGTctttgaaaagaaaacaaaaacatacaggattctatatataaaataaaagtttgatatTTTTGAGACTTGATTTCAAATTACCAGTGTTTTCACAGCTTGGACTGCAAGATTTATAAACAATTAtctctattttaatatagaattttattaaaaagtaaaataataccCACAATAATAACCATCAGTCTTATGTTTgttatacagtgccctccactaatactggcacccttggtaaatatgagcaaaggtggctgtaagaataaatctgcattgtttatccttttaatctttcattcaaaaattcacaatattctaacctatcatttaggtaaaaccatggaaagcaggggggaaatctctttatgaagtaaatgtttttctgtagttcatgttgaccacaattattggcacccaattattgcaatgtattcaagataacagctctgtgttttcttctttaatgcctgaagagtttggagaaaacctgacaagagatcagagaccattccttcatacagaaactcttcagatcctttagtttcccagctccatgctggtgcttctcttcttcagttcacctcacgcattttctatagggttcaggtcaggcaactgggacttcattttatgctcagtgacacatttttgtgttgattttgatgtttgatttggatcactgtcctgatggaagatccaaccacagctcattatagaacttctaacagatgcaggCAGGTTTAcgttttttatctgttggtatttgctagaatccatgatgccatgtatctgaacaagatgtccaggacctctggcaggaaaataagcccacaacattaaagatccagcagtatatttaactgtgggcatggggtaccaaacctatcttgagtgtttgctgccagaaagctctttttttttgtttcatctgaccacagaagccagtcccaattgaaattcaagttgtgtctgacaactgaatatgctggagtttgtttttggatgagcgaggaggatttttcttaaagccatcctgaacaacatgtggtagaattttttagtcttttggccccaagactcaactaatctctgcaattctcctactgtgatccttggagagtctttggacacttaaactcacacacgtccttttccaggcagatttgtaacatctttagttgattggaattcttaattattgtcctaatgatggaaattgggattttcaatgctttagctcttttcttacagccactttctattttgtgaagcttaacaatcttgttctgcacatcagaactatattatttggttttgtgctcctcatatttataatcctgtgaaacaggaagttattgatggacaatatcatactcctagtcattctagtgtgctaaataaatgcaaatatgaatgggaatatacttcagaggtattttactcattataatttctaagggtgtCAATAATTGTGCCCcacatgcatatgagaaaaacatttatttcataacgtaagtttccccccacttttaattgttttacttcaatgaaaggttagcattttgtgaaatttttgaatgtaagatcataaagataaacaaagcagatttattttcatagccgtctttgctcatatttaccaagggtgccaatattagtggaagGCACTGTAGGTGGCAAATTCAGGAGAGTCAGAGGTATGTTTGGACTAAATATTTACACTAAAGCAGCTCAAGTCATTTGTACAGATTttccaaaaaggaaaataaaaagatCAACGTGGAAGGAGAGAGAATGCACTTACATGCATGCATATTAAGCACTGAAAGACCAGTAGAATATAATTGtcagcagtgttgccaacttagcAATTTGTTGCTAGATTTAGCAACTTTTCAGACTACCCTAGCAACTATTTCTTCAAAATGCACTTGGCAACAAattaagctatttttaaaatctatctGGCAACTTTTAGCAACTGTTTTAGCAACTCAAATGATAAAAAGGCACAACAATTGGAAATCAAAGGTGTCTAGCAGTACACATATCACATGAATTAAGTTGCTAGATGGAATTGTTCTAtaaaaattgttcatttatgaTAACACCTTGTTATTACTTTGTACCTGCACTTGTTGATCAGttcaaaaaaaaataggaaaggTACTGgtaattgttaaaattataaCCTGAGAACacaaaatacaatgtattattttaaattcaggtaaaaaaactgaaaaatcaaTACAGAAATTTCCTTCAAATGAACACAATGCATTGTGCCCTATTTTACACGTTTCCTAAAAGTGTAGCATACTACCAATACACTGCTTAAAGATATAATTGGTCAGAATGTGTAGTTAataagaaaatacataaaatgtaattatatgctattaattgttaatatatcttaattcttttttttttaaggtcacATTACTGGTTCTGCAGCTGGTGCAGATGCATGGACTCCAAATATGGAAAACAGCCTCACTTGCTCATGTACACTAGGTTTAGGCTTTATCAGCAGGAAGGACTGGTGCAGTAGAACAAAGCCTTTGCAGATATCATATGCAAAAGCCACAGGTTTCTAGGAAATAAACTCTAAGGATTACACTACTAAGGTAAAGTGCATGGATAATGCATTTAcacatctctttctctctctctaagtTGCTATATAAAGACAACTTGCATTCTTCTGCCAGTTTAGTTACCCACTTCTTAGCAAcctacatttaaaaacacacagcatcTATACAAATCATATTTGAAGCAtgattgtattatatttgttgAAATAAAAACACCTCGAAAGTCTTTCAGAGTAATGTCAACCATCttattcatatattaaaaatgcccAAGAAAACCCATGGCTTGTAAATGCTAATTCTCTTCCAGATTTGGACTACaaataactttataaatgtatagGCCTGCATGTATTGTATGATTTGGtgcatttttcaattttacttttgggatgaAAGTAACTTAATTTTTGCGTGTCTTCCATGCTGaaaaacaatagacaccatTATAAAGTTTTGTAatggttataatgggacttgtagtggttttaatggaaactgtaatggaccctgtGGATTTCTAGTAATTGGtcgccttctattggtggcttgttaaaaccactaaatactaatggaatatgtctcaaaacacactacagaaaaccatttttaattgttttaatggttaaaagttgatggtttgtaatgtttgtaatggtatttgtagtggaaaccattagaatttctgcgATGGTTTatatcacagaaattctaatggttccCACTACAAAtgccattacaaacattacaaaccatcaacatatgtatatatatatagttatttatttattttccagcagggttgtgacccttgaccacaaaaccagtcataagggtaaatttgaGATTTGAAATTGACATtcgtcatctgaaagttgaataaataagctatcCATTAATGTTTGGTTTGTCAGGACTGTATTTGgcccaagatacaactatttgtaaatctggaatctggggtgcaaaaaaaaaaaatctaaatattgagaaaattatctttaaagttgtccaaatgaagttctaagTAAAGCAtcttactaattaaaaattatttttggatatatttaccgtagaacatttacaaatgatcttcatggaacgtgatcttaatatcctaataatctttggaataaaagaaaaaaataattttgactcatacagtgtattcttggctattgctacaaatatacccatgctacttatgactgtttttgtggtccagggtcacatatatgactCCACGTTTTAATGTGTAAAGAGTCGTATGTTTAGTCCTCCACAGCAGAGGGCGAAATAGATACCCTTTCATTACTCTGTCAGAAATGCATCACTTCCGGCGACCTACATTCGAGCCAATGGCATTGCAACAAGACAGGCGGTCCAGAGTCTGGTTTAAATGCGCCGCCAGCCCGAGCTCGGGACAGGGGAAGTCTTACTGCATCTGAAAGTGAATACTTTTAATAACATTGAAAAAGGATGTCAAACGAAAGGTAAcatgttcttttaatttatcagATCTCAATGATCATATGCATTTTACATTGCTATATTTTCCTGAAATTGGGTGACTTGCGTGTTTCTGAACACTACCTTTAGATTCTCCCTCCACTTTGGTGCACTTTGTAAGTTCTACATGTTggtgtattattaaaaaacactgagcATAATAACAAAAGTATatactaaaacataatttcagaTCGCTTGTGCATAGATCTGAAGGACGCttttgtaaaaatgcatttagtcGAATATGCAGTTGGCGCGCGCCATCAGTCGCGTTGTGACGAGCGAGGGCGAGTTTTTCGATGATCGTGTATTTATATAAGCACATCTAAATTTTCAAGTTTCTTAAACCTTTTTAATTGTGCCTTCAGgttatatatagttttgtttttcgaAAACAAATTAATACGAAGGCTATTTTTGGTATAGAGGTAGTTTGCTGCAAATGGCGGGCATCACAACTTGTGAGTGAGCTTGCAGTTTACAGTAGCGTTATACAGGTAATTTAAAACggttttaatgtgttattagACATTGTGTATTGTTAAGTAAGAAGCTGAAgaagatgtttttctttttttaaatggttgtagGTTGAACTTATGTAACGGTAATGACGACTGTTTAACCTTCGCGGTTGTTACATAACGCTTTCTGCTGTTATACCGCTATGTGTCCTTCTAATATGATGAAATATTGGTGTTGCTGTTGTTTAATGTTGTCCTCGTTTTATGTAGAGCGTTTCAAGAACTGAGTGAGAATTTGGAGGGATCCCTGTACAGGCCTCAGAGGAGTAAATGGAAAAGGCGGCCCTCCTGCAGTGGGGGTCTAGACACTGAAAACACGCCAAACGAGCTCATCCAGCAGTGGTCACCCCCACACAAAAAGATACTGACTTCTGCAAAAGGGAAAGAGAATGAAGAAAACGTATTTGTTCTTGCCAGACGTCCCAGGAAAAGAAGAGAATCAACAGGTTTGTGACTGAgaaaatgaagtaaataaagCCTACTGTAGCATGTTTCATACATGCATTTCTATCATGATTGCAATTTTATGAAAAGCCTGTTATACAAAACCTACTACAgtagaaataatacaaattaatacttttatttagcaaggatgctttgaattgattaaaacagcatttataatgttacaaaagattaaatgctgttcttttgaaccttctgttcataaaaaaaaactgaaaaaattatactcggatggtttttttttgagcaaatcagaatattagaatgatttctgaaggatcgtgtgactggagtaatgatcttaaaaatccagctttaaaatcacattacattctaaaatgtattcaaataaaaaacagttattttaaatagtgcaaaattctgtttttgctgtactttggatcatataaatgcaggcttggtgagcaggagaaaaaacattaaaaatcttactgttcaaaaacttttgacttgtgtAGTTGCATGAGCAAACAACTTAAATTTATTGCTGTAACATGGACTTCTATGGTCAGCAGAGAGCCTGATTTGTTAACTTGTTTCGTCCTCAGCAGGATTGTGTTGGGACAGTCTTCCTGATGAGCTGTTGCTGGGAATCCTGTCTCGTCTCTCACTGCAAGATCTTCTCCGGACGTCACGGGTCTGCAAGCGCTGGCATCGTTTAGCGTAAGTTATTGATACACTTTTCTTACAAAAAGATGGAGTTTGGAAGACCGCTGATCATTAGTGATGGAAATCATTAAAGTCGAAACTGTGCATTTGCAGGTTTGATGAGTCTCTGTGGCACAGTGTGGACTTGGTGGGAAAGGCTCAGTTAGATGCAGAGCTTGGGCAGGTTCTCTCAGCTGGAGCATTGAGGCTGCGCTGCCCGCACACCTGCATCGGTCAACCCAGTTTTAAAAGTGCACAGTGAGTAATTTGTGTATTCACAGTGTCACAGTAAAGTCATGTTGTGTCATTCTTCTGGTTGACTAGTAAGCGTTCATTTTATGTATTAGTCGACTATagtcgcacgtttattaataaaccttataaatcataataatcagCCTTTAGTTGcttacatagcctaataagcattTTAAGCACATGCAAAAAAGCTTGTCATGGCACAttggcagatataataattgtaaatgcaTCAATTTCAGGAAAATGGCAAGTAGACtgcataaacattttaattattttattgatacattagtgttttctttgtttttggcttgaGAAATGAAATCGGCAGCACTAACTCGTCACCTCTGCAGTTCATTTAAAAGACctctctctatagatatatttttcatgtttgtaaaGCAAGTGTACACAGTGTTTCGAAGTTTTGTGCTCAAGTTCATGGAGACATAGActgcagaaagcgcatcctgtttgctttcgatattttacaaaagcgcaatgttttgttgttgtgtgcACAATCTTCAGATTTGAAAGatgcattacttttatctgtatgacaaaaaaatgaggGACTATTTTAAGGACAAGTGCCCGCAccagcgcctccatctgtcatgtaGTGagcgctactattcagcttccacactccacactGACACTTAAATAGTGCATTAGATTGAGCAGTTAAATCTACTTGCATTTTTCagatgataagccatatttATTTGAGACtaatgaatgataggtgagcctTTGGATTTCCTGCCTGATGTACTGCATTACCACATAGATCAGCCGTTAATGATCTGTCCGTCTTAGAACGCCTGATTTTAGAAatgcgtgttttttttttatttttgtttgttttttcccttcTTCTGTGACTAATAAAACTTTGGTCGACCAAGTCTCTTCTTGTCGACTATTAGCGGGAAGCCCTAGTAATTTAAGTGTGTTTTGAATTACAGGAAACTTCGTATCCAGCATCTGGATTTATCAAACTGCACAGTGCAGACATCTGTTCTCGAAGACATCCTCTCTCGCTGCAAACATCTGCAGAATCTCAGTCTCGAAGGATTGGTGCTCTCTGATAGCATTATTCAGTAAGTGACGGtctaatatacattttacacaCTACAACATATCTACAACATAtttgtagatttttatttattttttatttttgttagctgCACACATTGACCAGTCAAAAGGGGGGTTTATTCAGAACCAGTCAAACAGcttttagtttttgtgtttttagacATGGAGAACTATACTTGCAATTGCCAGTGTTCCTGGGCTTTGTCAGTCCAACAGTAGATCTTACCTGATAGTCTGCCAAGCACTTGCATTTATTTCTCTTTGTAAACTTTATGtagaaattacacattttatggagaaataattgcagttttttttttttttttaatattttattttattttttttataagtgtTATTAACCACTGGTAACATTTAGAATCCttgtaaagttgcaattttaaaggagagctttctgaccttgcatagacagcaacgcaactgacacgttcaaaaccgttaaaaaaaaggttgtaaggacataaaatggtccatgtgacatcaggggttcaaccgtaatttttaTGAAGACAGAACACtggctcctgcatcagcagtGCCACACACATGCGTCAAGTTAACTCTCATAAATGAGTGTTTAAGACTGACATGGATgagaaaaattgttgaataaatttatttatttttttttctcacacaaagtAGTCTGGCAACTTAAAATTACAGATGAGGACTacttttaacaatgtccttactacctttctgagccttgaatgtgtcagctgcgttgctttctatgcagggtcagaaagctcttggatttcatcaaaaatatcttaatttgttttgaagatgaacaaaggtcttacaggtttggaacgacatgaggatgaataattaataacagaattttttttatttttgggtgaaccaatCCTTTaactatatctttttttttttttttattcacataaGAGCATATGAAGACCTTGAACCTGTATTTTGTTGTCTTGCAGTTCTCTGGCCCAAAATACTGAAATTGTCCGACTGAATTTGTGTGGCTGTTCAGGCTTCTCCCCCTGAATCGTTGACTGAGATGTTGAAATCTTGCACTCGGTAAGATCAACTTgtataccaaaaaataaaaatcagcattgataataagcaaaattaaatcagcatgttataatgatttctgaaggatcatgtgccgCTGAAGGTTAGTGTAAAGGTTGCTGAAAACTCAACTTTGTCAACATAagaataaactattttaaagtacaactctgttctttttaattgcaataatatttcaagatttGACAGTTTTTACTGCATTAGGCTTGATGATTATTACAGACTTTCAAAAGCACACAGTCTTACCAACTTTTACAtgttactgtatatataaagataaatgatttcataattaTTGCTTATGAGCATGTATTCATCATCAGAAATGTCAGAACAAATTTTGCAGTCACATTAATTTCAAGTTAATTGATACAATACACTTATCATgtgcatttttacatattttaaaatatctggaTGCagttacatgtaatcagtttcTGTAAATacatcccacctcaatagcagcaaaagttggttacaatttattttatggtgtcctttttacagtgtaattatacatttaagtactgagtattattaattaactacatgtattTTCTAtatggttaggattagggtttggcctagggttacttgcatgtaatcatgcataattaattgttataataGTAATTACTCATAGcatgtgtaacaaggacaccttaaaataaaatgttacccaAAAGTTTTACAACATTAACGCAAGCACATTgtactgaaaatgtatttgacatGTGCATGGTAGTTAGACTGTATTGTAGCATAATACATCAAGCATTTTACCTCTAaagatttaagaaaatattaaacatgatgTGACCCCTTTTAAAGCTTgtaattttctctctctcaccaGAATTGAAGAAATGAATGTGTCATGGTGTGACTTCAATAATCTCCATGTTCAAGCTATTGCTAGCAACGTTCCCTCCAGCATCACTCAACTGAACATCAGTGGTTATAGACAAAACCTCACTATGGAAGGTAAGAAAATGAAGGCATTCAGctttatgtaaatgcatttgtaacAATTTCATGcaacaactttttttgtttgttgtttcagATGTTAAAGCTATAGTAAAAACATGTCCGAACCTTTCAAATCTAGATTTGAGGTGAGCTcataattcagaaaaatgaTTGTGGGTCATATGCCTAATAGCAAACGGCAGGAGGTTCATATTCAGTTATGTTTTATCGTTTACAGTGACAGCGTGCTTGTGACGACAGACAGTTTCCCAGTCCTAGAGCAACTTTCCTCCTTGAAACATCTGGGGCTGAGCCGCTGTTATCAGATCCACCCAGCTTCTCTCATGTAAGATATTGGTTTAATTCAGAAAGAAaagatgaacttttttttgtcagtataTCCACCTTTAGCTTATGGGTGAGACTTACAGTTCATTGGCCACTACAGGGAAATAATgaaaagaataacaacatgaagtaaacggtaactgtttgcactacaaaccagtgtgttaatgattaaaataatacatcaaaACAATATGGtgagacacaccaatttgctaTATCAAGCAacaaatgagctgttttgtacagctaaaaatagctggaactTTTACGTGAAGAAAAAGGTGGTTAGTCTCTGCATACAAATActaaattttccttttttctctctctgtctgcagTGACTTTGAAAAGTTTCCAAATTTGCAAACCCTGGAGGTCTTCGGGCTCATACAGGACAGCTACCTCCCCATTCTTTGTAAAGGTCTACCGCACATACAGATCAACACACAACCGTTTTCCACTGTGGCACGTCCCACCTCAGCATCAAAAAAGGATCGCACAATTTGGGGAATGCACTGCCGACTTGT encodes:
- the skp2 gene encoding LOW QUALITY PROTEIN: S-phase kinase-associated protein 2 (The sequence of the model RefSeq protein was modified relative to this genomic sequence to represent the inferred CDS: deleted 1 base in 1 codon), which translates into the protein MSNERAFQELSENLEGSLYRPQRSKWKRRPSCSGGLDTENTPNELIQQWSPPHKKILTSAKGKENEENVFVLARRPRKRRESTAGLCWDSLPDELLLGILSRLSLQDLLRTSRVCKRWHRLAFDESLWHSVDLVGKAQLDAELGQVLSAGALRLRCPHTCIGQPSFKSAQKLRIQHLDLSNCTVQTSVLEDILSRCKHLQNLSLEGLVLSDSIIHSLAQNTEIVRLNLCGCSGFSPESLTEMLKSCTRIEEMNVSWCDFNNLHVQAIASNVPSSITQLNISGYRQNLTMEDVKAIVKTCPNLSNLDLSDSVLVTTDSFPVLEQLSSLKHLGLSRCYQIHPASLIDFEKFPNLQTLEVFGLIQDSYLPILCKGLPHIQINTQPFSTVARPTSASKKDRTIWGMHCRLVYKH